The region TAAATAAAGAAAATGTTGGAACTGTGGTCAGTTATCTTTCAAAGAAAAAATTAAAACTTCAAATAAAACTAGAATCGGTCTCTGTTGTTCGCAGAGATATTGGAAAAGAGATTGAGATTGAAAACACCTACGGAATACCAAGAAAATCTAAAAAAAAGTCTGTATAATGTAGATTAATTAGTAGTAGCCTTTCTACCGAACCACTCTATCAATAATGAACTAACTATCCCTATAATAACATAAATTACAAATATAAACCAATTATTGACATTTAAAATAGGTGCTCTTAATCCACCGATCATCAAACCTATAAGACACATCATAGTATATATATAATATTTATCAAGTAACCACTTTAAAAGTTTGCTCATAAAAGCTAATCCAACTACAGCACCTAAAATAAATACCAATATAACTGAAAATCTAAACTCATTAACAGCATTCACAATATACGAATATTGATTCATCATTAACAGGACAAAAGCACCAGACATTCCCGGCATAACCATAGCTGACATTGCACACACTCCTGAAAAGAAAATTATCGGCAAGCTATGATCCATTATCAAAAATTGTGCTCCAGAAATGTAAAATGCAATTGAAAAACCTATAATTAAAGAAAAAACATTAATCAAAGGAGATGAGTTGTTCTTTATTTCTTTTTTCTTTTTTAAGAGATCTGTAAATAAGAATATTATTCCTCCAATAATTAACCCTGCAAAAAAAGAAAAAATTGCATTTGGAAAGTGTGTCATAAGATAATCAATAAAACCTAAGGAGGATAATAATCCTATAGCTACTCCTATATACAAAAAAAGT is a window of Defluviitoga tunisiensis DNA encoding:
- a CDS encoding DUF368 domain-containing protein, giving the protein MTKQLITIVHGIFMGVADSIPGVSGATIALMLGIYGKFVNSWSYFFSNLFNFKKLFNSDEFKFLLFLYIGVAIGLLSSLGFIDYLMTHFPNAIFSFFAGLIIGGIIFLFTDLLKKKKEIKNNSSPLINVFSLIIGFSIAFYISGAQFLIMDHSLPIIFFSGVCAMSAMVMPGMSGAFVLLMMNQYSYIVNAVNEFRFSVILVFILGAVVGLAFMSKLLKWLLDKYYIYTMMCLIGLMIGGLRAPILNVNNWFIFVIYVIIGIVSSLLIEWFGRKATTN